tctgaagAGAGATCCTTGCTGACTATCCCGCTATCTCAGGTCACGTTTGACAATAGTGCTCGCTAAAATCATtaatgaacattgcaagacacttatctcttctatgatctcagaaagattttcttcgacttgtacatttttttgaacatttattttatctaatgacatacaacacataattaattgcatccacatatccttatgcgctatgtgcaacttttattcactagactaaaaccgtgagacaaggccaattactctcacgtatctcttaaagtgacaggcactcaattacacctacacatcaccaatgtgcactcaattagacctacacaccacattaaagatatgcctaagtgtaatagtttaaaaatagttaTAGTTTTAGAATAGTTTTCAAATTGCTAAATATATTtactagtaattatgcagaatatatgaaatatgacataagccatcattttccatgtgtgtttgtgttgagagagtcaagcagaatctgggatggccactggtgtgaatgatcacactacagtatattcaatattattgatgatgatgtcaaggtggtggggcccccaaatcaaatacattttttaaaaagtatcgaagaagtatcgaaatcgcaattcttgacttggtatcgaaacattaattttggtatcgtgacaacactagtcAGTGCAATACCTCTACGCCGCCATCTTACTGGGACTCCTCACAAGATGGAGGCGACCGGAGAAGTGATGAGCACTGTGTCTCAAACGgcgtacttctgcacttacaatacctaatttgagtgtGTTAGGgcgttcacactgaaaattCAAACAACACAAAGGGCACCGAAGTCcccggatggtgcactcataatgGACAAAAAGCGTGTGGAACGCTGGACTCTTTTTGCCCACAACGGATGCCTTATTGGCTACACAGTGGGAGGAAAGGTAGCATTTTTAAACTCGTGGTAATCGCGGTTGGGAAAGTTAAAGCAGTATTTCCTATATCATCATATTTCCTATATCCTGAATTCAtatcctgaatttccccttggggatcaataaagtctctatctatctatctatctagtaacAGAGGAAACACAATTTACAGAGTTAAAAACAAGTTATAACATAAACTGTTGCAATCGTCATTTCTGTTAAGTGCATAGAGTTGGTGTTTGTTATGAGACGACACTATTCTGTTAAAATGTACGCACTCTGCTAGCACTTAAGCGTAACTATAAAAAGATAAACACAAATCAGTAATACGGTCAAAATCAGCTCCACACTGTGTATGACTACCTAAAGAGATCACTTGAATGCACAAACAttaactgtgtttgtttgtgtgtgtgtgtgtgtgtgtgtgtgtgtgtttgtgtgtgtttattcataCAGGAGAGGGGCCTAACCAGTGCACTCagtgtgggaagagtttcagaTGAAAGGCCTATCTCACCATACATCTGCGTgtccacacaggagagagaccaTACCATTGTACTCAGTGTGGCATGAGCTTCAGTGTACAGGATACTTTAAAAAAGCATATGTTAATTCACACAGGAGAAAGGCCGTACCACTGCTCTGAATGTGGCAAGAGTTTTAGACGAAAAGGGAATTTCCAAGCACACCAACGCATGCATACAGGAGAAAGGCCATATCACTGTACCCAGTGTGGCAAGAGCTTTAAACGTAAGCATCATCTCACAGCACACAGGGTCTTGCACACCGGAGAGAAACTTTACCACTGCAGTCAGTGTGGTAAGAGTTTCAGGCAAAAGTTTTGTCTCACCATTCACCAGCGTattcacactggagagaagccgtATCCCTGCAGCCATTGCAGCAAAAGTTTTTTTCACCTTTCAGATTTGGTAAGACATGAGCGCAGTCACACTGGAGAAAAGTCATTTCACTGCACTGAATGTGGCAAGAGTTTTGCCGTAAAGGGAAATCTCAAAATACATCAGCGCATTCACAGGGGGGAAAAGTACCACTGCACACATTGTGGCAGGAGCTATTCCTCAAAGGCTCATTTTAAGGACCACTTGCGTGTTCACGGAAGACAGGAGCCATATAACTGCACTATGTGTGGTAAAAGTTATAGATTCAAACAGAGTATGGTAAAACATATGCGACAACATACAGGAGAGGGAATGCACTACTGCTCCCAATGTGGCAAAAGTTTCACTGAAATGTTTCTCTTCAGAGAAcaccaatacatacacacaggagaAAAACCATACAGCTGTACTAAATGTGGGAAGGGTTTTGTGTCAGAGAGAAATCTTCAAAGACTCATGttaacacactgtaaactaTACCACTGTACTCAGTGTGACAAGAAATTCAGTCGAGAGGATCATTTAAAAATGCACCAGCAAATTCATTCAAGAGGGAAGCAATACAAATGCTCCATTTGTGATAAAAGTTTTTTTACAATGTCTCATCTCAAAGCTCATCAACATATTCACTCTGGAGAGAGGCCCTACCACTGCTCTCAGTGTGACAAGA
This portion of the Alosa sapidissima isolate fAloSap1 chromosome 22, fAloSap1.pri, whole genome shotgun sequence genome encodes:
- the LOC121697727 gene encoding gastrula zinc finger protein XlCGF8.2DB-like yields the protein MSFSVQDTLKKHMLIHTGERPYHCSECGKSFRRKGNFQAHQRMHTGERPYHCTQCGKSFKRKHHLTAHRVLHTGEKLYHCSQCGKSFRQKFCLTIHQRIHTGEKPYPCSHCSKSFFHLSDLVRHERSHTGEKSFHCTECGKSFAVKGNLKIHQRIHRGEKYHCTHCGRSYSSKAHFKDHLRVHGRQEPYNCTMCGKSYRFKQSMVKHMRQHTGEGMHYCSQCGKSFTEMFLFREHQYIHTGEKPYSCTKCGKGFVSERNLQRLMLTHCKLYHCTQCDKKFSREDHLKMHQQIHSRGKQYKCSICDKSFFTMSHLKAHQHIHSGERPYHCSQCDKSFTDLGNLKRHQHNHKK